A region of Geobacillus sp. 46C-IIa DNA encodes the following proteins:
- a CDS encoding precorrin-8X methylmutase encodes MDFHTTFRPVTVQPEQIEARSFQIIDEEIGEHSFTAEQYPIVQRVIHASADFELGKSLLFHPDAVRAGIDAIRRGKLVVADVQMVQVGVNKARLEKFGGAVRVYISDEDVIAEAKRLNMTRAIVAMRKAVKEAEGGIFAIGNAPTALLELIRLIKEGEARPGLVIGLPVGFVSAAESKEELAKLDVPFITNRGRKGGSTVTVAALNALSLLAERV; translated from the coding sequence ATGGATTTCCATACGACGTTTCGTCCGGTGACCGTCCAGCCGGAGCAAATTGAAGCGCGCAGCTTTCAAATCATTGATGAAGAAATCGGCGAGCATTCCTTTACAGCTGAGCAATACCCGATCGTTCAGCGCGTCATTCACGCTTCAGCCGATTTTGAGCTCGGAAAAAGCCTTCTCTTTCATCCCGACGCCGTCCGCGCCGGCATCGACGCCATTCGCCGCGGCAAGCTCGTCGTCGCCGACGTACAAATGGTGCAAGTCGGCGTCAATAAAGCGCGCCTTGAGAAATTTGGCGGAGCGGTGCGCGTCTACATTTCCGATGAAGACGTCATCGCCGAAGCGAAACGGCTGAACATGACAAGGGCGATCGTCGCCATGCGCAAGGCGGTGAAAGAAGCGGAAGGCGGCATTTTCGCCATCGGCAACGCGCCGACCGCGCTGCTTGAGCTCATCCGCCTAATTAAGGAAGGAGAAGCGCGGCCGGGGCTGGTGATCGGCCTGCCGGTCGGGTTTGTGTCCGCGGCGGAATCGAAAGAAGAGCTGGCCAAGCTTGATGTGCCGTTTATTACGAACCGCGGCCGCAAAGGGGGAAGCACGGTGACGGTCGCCGCTTTGAACGCTTTATCGCTCTTGGCGGAACGAGTGTGA